The nucleotide window TTGATTGCAGATACTCTACATAGGTACACAATGACATGAAGCTTATCAAATCAGCTGCTACACTTGTGCAAGAAATAGGCATCAGAGCACGAAATAATCTGTAAAGCAGTTAATTGAAGATTATAATGATCATGTATTTCCACAGTACATTTCAGCTAAagagacctcaaagcacttctcCACATTACTGATCATTCCAGGAGCAATTGCTTAGCCCCcatctgaaatgcagctaccttaGGGGAGGTGCACAGGAGCCTTTTCACAATGTACAGTAACACTAGACTAGAGCTGGATGGAAAGTAAAAGATGCTGTATTCATTTAACCCATCGGAGAGAGCATTTTGGGGACTGTTGTGACAGGTACTGTAGATGCCACTAAGAGAGATAGTTATGGGGAAACAAGAGGCTGTCACCCAAATGGAAACACAACAAGGACAGTAGTGCAAAAGGCCCCAACTCTGGCAGAGAAACGTGAGGTTGCAGAAGCCATGAGTGGGCAGTTCACATAACCTCCAAAAAGTCCTCCTGAGGAATTCTGTGTCACTGCACGTGCACAGAATTAATGTCACATGCAGATTTCCTTGCTTCccagcagaaaaatgactttcaggCAGGGAAGCGGCAAGAGTGGTCACGTGCCCCACCCTCGCAGCGCCGGAGCGGGCAGAGAGGTAAACCGCTACGCGGGGAGCAATAGACTCCCTGGCTAGTGCTGAGGCAGACCCAACCCCCTGACTGACCGCCCCACGCCTTGCTTCGCGGGACCCGCTAGTGCGGCATTGGGAGGGAAGGCTCCGAGGGCCGGGCAGGCTGGGCTGCGACCACCACGGGGCAGAGACCCGCGCACCCGGCGCCCAGTCAGCCGCGTAAACGAGACGGCGCCCAGCGGTGCCCCCGTCAgacggcccggcccggcccggcccggcccctcccctcgGGGGTTCAGCGCGGCGGGGGCTGGCTGCGGCCGGGCCTACCGGCGCGTGCGGACTccaaggggcgggacagggcgGACTAGCGCAGGGGTCAATGGGGACTGACCGCCACGCCAACCTGAGACCCGGACTCACCCGCGCGCGAAACGAATGAATGGTGACCCGACTCCGACTCCGACTGCGACCCCGACCTCGCCGCTCATTGCGCATGCGCCCCGCGCGATTCTACTTATAAACTCAGCCAATCCGGCTCTAGCTGGTCTCGCGGGggctgctgggagttgtagttctggtCCGATGTGGGTTGTGCGGAGAGGCCAGCTCTGCAGAGTGCTGTGGGGCTCTCAGGCTCCAGCCGCGTCTTCTCGGCACCGTAGCGCAGAGGCCGGCTCTCTCCCCGGCCCACGCTGCTGGAGTTGTGGCATCCCTCTCTCCGATCGTGGGGGGCTGCCTCGCTTCTGTCCGGCCTGCCAGGCCCTGCAGCCGCCGGAGTCCCAGCCTGACCTCTTCCGCCTTATGGGCTGGTGAGGGGGGCTGAGAACCAGGGGAGGGCctcggtggggtggggtggggtggggtgttagGGCTTGAggggagcatgggggggggggaagggagggaaggttGGAGGGCAGCTGAAAACCAGGAGAGGGCCTAGCTCTCATGCTTTCCTACTTCTCTCTCCCCAGCGATCACTCATTCAACATCAATGTGCAGCAGCTACAGCAGCAATTCCGGAGCTTGCAGCGCTCCCTGCACCCTGATTACTTCAGCCAGAAACCCCAGGTTAGGAGTTAGGGTGATGAAGACTTGCCCTTGGGCCTCCAGGCACAGGCCTTGGTGTAGGATAGTTGTCCCTTTTCCCAATGAAAGTCACCCAGGCAAAGGGCATGATGACAACTCACTGGCAGCTCAACAAGTGCATTTGTTTGGGAACCAGCTCCCAAATCTGTGCATTTGCATGGACTGAGTACAGGGGTGGGAGGTAGAGCCCAGGGTTCTCTAATCACTGCCCCTGACTTTCTCAGGAGCTTCGTATACATTCCTAGTTTGCACTACAAGTTCTCTGTCCATGAAATGGAATGATTTTCACTTGAGgtagagagagaaatttttttattattattatttggagggactaaactttttttaaaagttactgttGAATGTCACTTTAAAAAGTACTTTTGTCGATAACTGAATTTGTCCACTTCTAATAAAGTGAGATAAACAAGATTCTATTCCAAACTCAATTTCCTTTATTAATGCAATCCCTAAAatttggggaagaggaggaatccCTTCACACCCCCAGGCTCGCTGCACCCATTCTCTCACTTGTCCAGTGCTTGAGGCTTACATCAGTGATGTTTGGAGGATGTAAAGTGTACTTATTATGGTGAATCAATGTCATTATGTAgtcttcccctcttcctctgaAATTTTCTTTTGGGTCCACCCGGCCACTGGAATCTAAGGTCCAAATTTTCAAAACACTTCCATTAATTGATTCTCTCCAGTTTTGGATGTCTGACATCCTCTGAGATTCcaggggtcagattttcaaacatgATGAGAATACATGGTCCTGGGGCCTCATTTGCAGAGTGGAGTCTGTTTACACAGCCCACagcagcaagcctcccagcctgggttgaCAGACTCAGGTTAGACACCACTTTGAAGTTGTGATCCAGGCTGAAGTTCATGCTCTGAAGCCCACTCCACTCTCTAGCTTCAGTGCttgagccacaacttcaaagcactgtccatTCAGCTGTTTGTAGAGCACCAGTTTAAGCCCTGCTGATCCAAGTGTCAACCAGGGCTGGGGACCTCACTGTCACGGAGTAcatagacataccctgggagTCCCAAGGTACGGGGTTTAAGTTTGGGTCCCTTTTTTATAAAACTTTGGCTTGGTTGTTTGGAAGCATCTTCTGCAAATATAGACTATGCCCAGCCCTGCTTAGTGTGAGATTTAAGAGGTCGAATTACAAATTGGTCTAGCTCATGGTTTCTCAACCATTTTTTCCCTGAGGCCACCCCAATATGTTATAAAAACTctgcagcccacctgtgccacaacaactgcttttctgcatataaaagccagtgcctgtgctggagggtagcaagcaggacaattgcctAGGGCCCCATGTCACAGGCCCCCGTGAGTCTAatgcttcagctttctgccctgtgtcccagcgagtctaatgctggccctgcttggcagaccccctgaaaccttgCAGCCCCCCCCAGACACCtgattgagaactgctggtctagcTGAAGAAAAGCAATTGAAgtcctgcatttaaaaataaagaaaaaaattaaactttgaTCACAGAGGTAACAGATTTTGAACCAGTAAAGTGCTGGTATTCACTGGGTATTTCTAATGTACCCAACATTCTTATCTAGCTCCATAACAGTTTAATTCTTTTGGCTTCCTTAAATGTTTTGGTAGAGATTTTAATGCAATTAAAGATTGCACTGACGTACTGTTCATATAGTAATTTTATTTCTTAATGCTGATTAAATGTGGCATGATTTGGCTTATATTGTAAATATGGCAGTTctatttaatacaaatatttctgGATCTTCTGTTGACAGAAAGAGCGGGATTTTTCTGAACAGCACTCTTCCTTGGTTAACAGAGCCTACCAAACCCTTCTAAGTCCCTTGAGACGTGGATTGTACCTAGTAAGGTGTCTAATAGTTTCTCTTCAGATCGTATAAATCTTTTACCTTTTATAAAGATTTCGGTACTGCGGTATTGCATCATAACCATGTGGAGATGACTGTAGTTTGTTACAGTATAAAGAACCAAATCTTGTGTACCTCCTCCACTGCTTTCCCACCATTCATGTGCTTTCACAAGAGAAAACAAGAATCTTTGAGACTGAAGGAGACCAAAGAGCTCCTCTTTccacctagaatcatagaataccagggttggaagggacctcgggaggtcatctagtccaactgcctgctcaaagcaggaccaatccccagacagatttttgccccagatccctaaatggccccttcaaagaTTGAATTtataatcctgggtttagcaggccaatgctcaaaccattgagttatccctccccctgttAGCATCTTGACTATGgaataacttttttcttttattattttatcactGTAATCTCACTaaagctatggctacactagagaccttacagcagcatagctataCCAATGCAGCTGCATCACTGTAAGATCTCTCATGTAGCCAGTCTAAGCTGACGGAAGAGAGCTTTCTTGTCAACATATTAAACCATccccaatgagcagcagtagctacgctggcgggagaagctctcccactgacatattGCTGCGCATACTACCACTTATGCTGGCAATATTTATGTCACTCGGGGATGGGTTTTTTTaatacccctgagcaacataaattttaCCAccataagtggcagtgtagacgtgGACTAATAGTCTGTTGCCCATCCAACAAATTAATTATCTCTGAGCAAAGACGTACCTCCTATACTTACTTTAAGCCTTGCCCCTAACAGCTCCCAGTGCTCCTTTGTGCATTAGCTAACTGCTAATTTTGGAGCTTATCTACACAGGGAGTTTTTCCTGATTAACTCCACGTATAGATAAGCTCTTAGTGACTTGATATTTTGGAAAGTGCTTGGGATTGAAATACAGACCTGGCGGCAGCAGCAGATATTGTGAGCCCATTGTTTTCTTCTTCACCAGCTGGAGCTGAATGGAGTGGAACTTGCAAAAGGGACAGACAGTGACATAGATGTGGAGTTCCTCAAAGAAATCATGGAAATCAATGAGACACTGGCAGAACCTAATAATGAGGCTAAAATAGAAGAGATTGAGAGTTTCATTGCAGGTGAAGTCTAGACTTGTCTAATGTGCAAAAATAAGTTACAATACTGTATTTTCTATAATGTGAAAAAAGGCTAGTCTCTCTAATTAAGGTGATGTAATGGAGGGGGCCTGTCCCATAGCACCTCCTGCTGCCTGAGCATGTCACTGTAGGTGCTCCCTGCCTAGGGCCCCCTAAGAACGCCACACAGTTCAAAAGTGTCTAAAGCAAAATTCCCCTGTTAAGGTTCtactttattaaatataaataaacttgAAATAAGTCTCTCCTTTTGATAGCAGGGTTTGCACAGCACTCACCCGTGGGGCCTGTATTTCTTAGTCTAGCCTGCGATATCTCCACTTGGGCCCAAGGGTGCACAGCCCTTCTCCTTTGGCCCTGTGATTCTGCAGTCCAGTTCAATTTCTACCTTAATCTTCTGCAGCACTTACCTCCAGCCCCTGGGCTTGTCCTGCGGCTTCTGTTTCTAGAAGCACACCCTTCAGGTTCCTGGTTCTAGAGAGCTCTCCTGGAAGATGCTATATCTAGGAGCCCTAATCTCTGCCTAATGTCCAgtttttcttttgtcctttcattGAACCAATTTTCTCTTAAACTActggatagattttttttttttaagaagcaaTTTTCCTATTGTTTTAGTGTACAGAGAATGTAAATATCATTACCTGTtctctatttttttaattgacctCTCAGTTCTCCTGTCCCAGATGAATATGTATACATGGTGTACTAGAGATTGTCAGGGGGATCTGGATACCAGTTTGTGCTGGTAGATTGAGCTGCAAAACTACTTGCATTTTTTTCATCAAGACTGCAAACAAGATAACTTACACTGCTTACCAGGGTGCCCCCAAGGAATAGGGTTCCTTTTCATAAGCAATCTAAAAAGCACTTTATTAGTTCAGCTTTGCTAGTCCAATGCAGCCACAGCTTGTTATAATGGCTACGTTTTCAAagcaaatattttttctgttaatGTTATTAACAGAATTTTGCTTTTTACAGCAAAATTCCATACATGCAATATCATGAACAAAATCTTATTAACAGGAAATGTATCTAGTGCCTGTTTATAATCTATTTAGCAAGCTTCTACCTAGTTTGACAACAAATAAATGTGCATGTAGATTTTGAATAATGGTTTAAATGTGTTTTAGGTCATGTTGCCTATAAAGAGAAATACATTATTCAGTGTTTGAACTTGTCAGAATAAAGAATAATGGGTTAGTGCGAAGGAAGTATTCAGCGTGGAGATTGAGAAAGTGTTAAGCCTGATGGGAGAAGTAATTCTTGGCTCCAAAGAGATAGTGGAGCAACACAGAAGCCCAGGGAGAGCTTAGAGAAGACATTTAGGAAAATGGTGTGGGGAGCAGTGCTGTGTGATACAGGAGCTCAAAGTGGAAAATCTTGGGAGTCTCTTCTTGCTTGACAGTCTCACTCTTCACTTTCACTGCACTCTAGCAAGCATTGAAAGTTTGAGGGCTTGTCAACTGTGGAGAAGTACTAGGTGGATGATGGTTCAGAAGGATAGTTAATAAATTGGAAGGTTACATAGTGATGAACAGTCTGAACTTCAGCTATCCGCAGAAGACACCAGTGCAATCTGATGAAATGAAGATGTAGAGTTTGAGTTCAGCAAGTCTCATCTACTGAACAAAGGAGAGGATAGTCTAGCATGATATGGCACATAGTAGGGAGCTGTTAAAGGTGCTCTGCTCAGAGGGTCCTGAGTCACTCAGGAAACTTTTCTCTAAATGTAAATGCCAGTCACCATGACAAGAGAACATATATACTATAACAACACCGTCACCAATTTCAAAGAACATTTCAAATCACTTTATGGTAAAGCATGTTAATATGGAGAAAATGTAGCAAAGTATTCGGTTTGAAGAGACTTGTACTTTCACCCACAAAGTTTTTAATATATGGTAACTATGTATTTGGGAGAGTGCTATAAGAGTGTCCTCTCATCCTGTCTACTTTCTCCATGAATGTGTTCTAGGTAGTGGCCAAACATCAGTTCAATGGTGAAGTATTTTCACACTTCCATCTGCAGGGTTAATGATCCTGGCTACAAGAAATAATGCAATAGTCAGTATTGTGAAAGGGTAAAATAAAATTCAGAGTGCAAGCTGAAGTTTCAACCAAGCTACTAGCCCTTAAAGTTTGTGATGATGTTAATCTCCCTATTTACACTAAAATTCACTTGCTTGATTTGGTGCTAAACTGTTTAATAGTTAGTGACAGAACAAAACAGTTAGCAACAACATTATTGCAAAGGTGCTGGCAGCATATCTGTTTCCCAGCATGAAGTCATAATGCAATGTTATTGAAAGTGCTCAGTGAGCATATATACAGCTTTGAATAAGATAAtgtattttttggtttttttacagttAAACGAGAAGAATTGACCAAGGATGTGAGCAAAGCTTTTGAAAGAGGTAGTGATCTCAATCAGTTGCTTCTTGAATTGTTTTACTGTTATAATGTCAGAGTAATGAGTGCTAAAAACAGCATGCTTTGGTATAAAGTATTTAGGGAACTACAGAGTTCAAGTATCATTCactgcctttaaaaataaaaaacttccaGAGACCGATGGGCAAAGCCAGTACAGATCCCAGAGTACTGATATCAAGCTTCTAGCAAGATGACCTGCTCAGTGAACAGGCTGCTGTGTTTTGCACCAGCTTATCTCTGAATAGTTTTATGATGCATCTGCATGTAAGATGCAAACCCCAGTGGCCATTGTCCTTCAGTGAAGAAGACTGAAATTACCTCCACTGTCGTCGTCACCTCTTTTCTTTAAGCTCACTGTCATCATGTCAGTATTGTCTGGGTTAAGTCTTGGCCATCTCACTCTCATCCATACCCCAATTTTAGACACTGGCTGTGGCACTGAATGACATTCTCTGAGtcaaatgacaggtttcagagtagcagctgtgttagtctgtatctgcaaaaagaacgggagtatttgtggcaccttatagactaacagacatattggagcatgagcttttgtgggtgaatacccacttcatcggatgtagcccacgaaagcttatgctcaaataaatttgttagtctctaagctgctacaagtactcctgttcttttttgagTCAAATGAGAGAATACTGACAATGTTGCATCTTGTGCCTCCTGGCTAACTCTCCTAACAGCCCCATATATACCTTGAAGGCTGACAGGGTGACAAAATGGTACTCTTCGGGATCCCACAATCAACAGCCCTTTGGGAGGAGGAGTAATTGCGAACTTGCCACAGCAAAATGCCAATGAGAtctctccaaaaaaaaaagaacaaagccACTGAAGAGCAGCCTTCTCCACTCCTGCTAGGGTCTGCTGGTGAGTCAACATCTTATGATTAATGGTATCATAGGCAGCTGACAGATGGAATACCACCGGCATGAACACTTGATATTCATCCATCTCCTGGAGAAGATAATCAACCACGGCAGTCTTTGCCAAGGCCAGGTCTGTGTTCGCATTGCCAAGTGTTGAAGAGATAAAAAGCATTCTAGATAGTGTGAGCCATGTCTCACCACAGCCTTCTCCATAATCTTATCCAAGATGGAATCCAGGTCAATAATTAATTAGATTGTCAGTGTCAATTGATGACTTTCTGAGCAGTGTGCACTATTGCTTCCTTCTAAGCAGGATGCTCCTTGCCCTCACAGAGAGGCAAACAAGGGACACACTGTTTCCCCACTGGCCTCCACCTgtcatgggggagggatagctcagtggtttgagcattggcctgctaaacccagggttctgagctcagtccttcagggggccacttaaggatctgcagcaaaatcagtacttggtcctgctagtgatgcagggggctggactccatgacctttcagggtcccttccagttctgtgagataggtggTTGGAGCAGAGGACAAAGCTGGATGTAGGGTTGGCACTGGGCCAAGGGTAGTACTGGAAGAGAGATCTGGGGACAGCCAGGGTCAGAACAGGAATCCATGTCTGTAGATAAGTCAATCAGGTCTGTAGCTGGAGTCCAGGTATATGACAGAGGTCAAAGCCAGATGGTTCAGAATTGGGTAGTGGGGGGCCAGGAGACAGGGTAAGAACTGGTCAGGAGCAGGCTGGGAGTCTAGAGCAGTGATCCCCCACCTCTTTTGTCTGGCTGGGACCAGATGATGAGCCACAGAGGGCCGTGGtggtggacaagcatctgccaaaatgctgctgacaagcagtgtcatccagagacgtcgccgctgaaattcgcaggcgcacttagatgccccggcgggcaccatggtgcccgcaggcactgcattggggactcCTAGTCTAGTGAGTCTGATATACTGTGAAGTGTTCCGAATTGGGTAATGCTGTTGCACAGAGTGATCTGCAGCTCTGGTGGGTTTGGAGAAATACCTGAGCCTGGATGTCATCTGACCCAGGCTCTGCTCAGGGATGACAAGTAACTGCAGGCTCTGTGGGAAAGAGAATTCACTGCAGTGTTGCCACATGCCTGAGTGATGGCTCAGTGCAGCGTtgtgggagggacagctgagTGAGTAGCCCTGGTTTGGCTGCAGGTTTGCCTCACATCACCTGCCAGGAAGTATGTGGATCCACAACGCTAGCTGCAAGACAAACTCTCTCACCATCTTCACTACCTCAGTGAGAATTGCTGCCTGAAACTACCAGCCAAGATGAGACCCTTGTTCCCTCAAGACCTTGTTCTGTCACCAGGAAACCAGAAGTATTGTCTTCCCTAATCATCAAGAGTGTGGCCTAACAATGGAACAAGACTCTCTGGAACCCTTCTAGTTCCATTAATCAGTAAAGGCAGACCATTCCAAGAGGTGTGTCACCCTGACAGGAGAAATGAGACCCAACCTCAAACCACAGGCAGTAACTGTTGGTCCATGATGCTAGTTTAAGATTCAGTTGTTTAACTTGCAGTCCCAATCCAAAAAACAAGTCCAAAGAGTGGCCACATCTGTGAGTTGATCCAGTAATTACCTTTGTTAGGCCCATGGCTCTCATGATGTCCAGGATCCCCTGACCATCTCTGAAGATTCATCACCTACATGAAGATTGCTCTTAGTGATTTGAATCCTTCCCTGTATTTCCATAGCCACCGGGCTGAGGCATGTAGTCCCCTTACAAAGGGACTTGACAGTGCAGCAGAGCCAATGATACACTAAAATCAGTCCCACCTTAATCCCATATGGGGCTTGTATGCTAAATAGACACATACTCTGTCAGATCCAGTTTGGAGATGAGTTCCTATATTTGCATCAGGTGGGATGCAATCAGCACTgccaccagggccagtgcaaggatattttgtgctctaggcgaaactttcaccttgcttcccccacctccactttataaactttcaaaaatgaatactgcataatgtggcattgttcattagaattaatacccATTCGGCttgaaaaattattaatttcattatttagtccacatatttaatgaaaataaatgaataacctgacagagTGTATGGCTGGCTGCCTTTGGgcaggagggtgtggcagggcctggctggagaCGGGACTGTGGAGGTAGCTCGCTtcgggcaggggggtgcggcgggggctggctggagatggggtgtggggctggcttcaggcatgggggtgtggcaggggctggctggagacagggcaggaggtgcagcaggggctggctgcgggtagggtagatattctggggccctatgcagcccccctgtgagggaagggggtgtggtgccccaggcctcctcagggggatggggggataggcctctgcgggggtggggctggcttggAGGGCAAGGGGGAACCACTCCCCAGCGGCACAGCTGAGGCTGAGTCTCTGCACTTCCCcacgctggtgagtgcaggcctggccctgctgcagagctcaggggagtgggggtggggcgggactgagcagggatgggggccctggggcagagccagagcagcagggagcagcgcAGTGCCCCCAGCATCCAGAGAAGGAATGACATCACTTCCCGGCCTGTGGGCCAGAGCTGATCAAAGCCACAGCACCCCCTCACATAGTGGCGGGAAAAGGGTTACACGTTTAGCCGGCGCCGGGTGAGCATCCGAGACATTTTGGccactgctttttggcgccctcaaatcttggcaccctacgtggctgcctagtttgcctaatggttgcaccagcccagACTTCCATGCTTTCTCCCTACTGACCATCATGATATACCAAACATCTAACTGGTGAAAGCTGTGCCAGAACTCAGTCATCTACTCCTGTGGTCTCTGCATCCCTACTCTGCCAGTCCCACTACCATGGAATCAGTGGAAATAAGAATTCAAGATCCTCCTTATCTCAGGGCCCTCTCTCACCCCAGGGTACAAACCCTTTCATCTATCCTGTCTCCATTTTAAAATTTCCCTCAACATTACAATTTTTCTTAGTCTCTTAGACCAGGGGCTGCCCATATTCCTAATTCCACAGTCCCCCATAACTAGCCTCCCTCCCGTACACATATGCCTATAGGTACCTTACTACGGGTTTCCTACTGTAATGATTACCTGCCCTGCTGGCCTCACATCAGTGGATGAAATTGCTTTAACTACAACATATTATTAAATCCTTCAACATAAAAGATCCATTATTAACGCCACTTAAAAAACATACAGAACCTGAAGGCATGCTCCAGTGCTGGCTGAAAGTGCCCCTGTTACGGACAGAGCCCTTCTGGCAATGGGGTTGGGATGGAGCCAATCTTGGTTGTAGCAGTGATTCCTAGCCAGGCTGCTGGGTCTTACTCTTGTTATGTCTGTTATAGTTTGTAATGGAAATAGTCCAAGCACTCCTCTGATGCCAGTCTTACAGTTTGATATCTAGTAGCCTAATGGTCCACTGGGATATTTTTGTTGGTCCTTCTCAGAGGCGTTATTGGATGGCACTACTGTTGCATGTCTTTTCCCCATTCTTTGTACACGTTgtctttttagattgtaagcattTGAGACAAGCCCATTTCTTACATTTGTGTCTATTGCAAGGGGGCCCCAATCCTTACTGAGGCCTCCACTGTTGCAACATAGGCTTTACTGTGGTACGAATGgcatttgggttttttaaattcacGTTTAGTTTTGTTATTGATATGGCCATTTTAcaacaacaaaatgttttaaattaaatttctaaGATGAAACAGAGACTCTATCCTAATATAAACTTCAGTTCTTTGTTTCATTTCAGATGATCTTCAAGAAGCCAAGAAACTTCTAGCCAAAATGAAATACTTTGAAAACTTGGAGGACAAGGTGAAGAGCAAGAAGAACTCTTCCTGATATCACAGTCTTTGCCATTAAGATCTGATCTACTTTTGATTAAAGTAGTGATTGGTAGTTTCTGATTCAGGAACTAAAAGGAGCACAATCATTGTGTGCCTCTTAATTTTTTCGGTCCTTCCTTACCTACGGAAACAGAAGTGTGTGTAAAAGACATCCATGTACTACCCGTTGTCATTAAATGGCATTGGAAGTGGAATGTTGCTTGCAATAATGACCCTGTGCTCCTCAATTCCAACTGCTAGCTTTGTGGCCACACTCCTAACTCTCAATATTT belongs to Gopherus flavomarginatus isolate rGopFla2 chromosome 15, rGopFla2.mat.asm, whole genome shotgun sequence and includes:
- the HSCB gene encoding iron-sulfur cluster co-chaperone protein HscB isoform X1 — protein: MWVVRRGQLCRVLWGSQAPAASSRHRSAEAGSLPGPRCWSCGIPLSDRGGLPRFCPACQALQPPESQPDLFRLMGCDHSFNINVQQLQQQFRSLQRSLHPDYFSQKPQKERDFSEQHSSLVNRAYQTLLSPLRRGLYLLELNGVELAKGTDSDIDVEFLKEIMEINETLAEPNNEAKIEEIESFIAVKREELTKDVSKAFERDDLQEAKKLLAKMKYFENLEDKVKSKKNSS
- the HSCB gene encoding iron-sulfur cluster co-chaperone protein HscB isoform X2; this translates as MWVVRRGQLCRVLWGSQAPAASSRHRSAEAGSLPGPRCWSCGIPLSDRGGLPRFCPACQALQPPESQPDLFRLMGCDHSFNINVQQLQQQFRSLQRSLHPDYFSQKPQLELNGVELAKGTDSDIDVEFLKEIMEINETLAEPNNEAKIEEIESFIAVKREELTKDVSKAFERDDLQEAKKLLAKMKYFENLEDKVKSKKNSS